From the Hyalangium gracile genome, one window contains:
- a CDS encoding urease accessory protein UreF translates to MTTRWRVLQLADSAFPTGGFSHSAGLEAAAQQGELAEPEALRTFIEGVLWQAGHGALPFLRAAHDSDAEPAKLDAWCDAFLSNHVANRTSRTQGRTLVATAARIFPEEELQRLHASVRARTLLAHHAPMFGFTLRALAVPLEQAQELFLHLALRGVASAAVRLGLLGPHEAQRLQHELAGVQSTILERCAPLTLSELSQPAPLIDLLGATHDRLYSRLFQS, encoded by the coding sequence ATGACGACCCGCTGGCGCGTCCTGCAGCTCGCCGACTCGGCCTTTCCCACCGGAGGCTTCTCGCACTCCGCGGGGCTGGAGGCCGCCGCTCAACAGGGCGAGCTGGCGGAGCCGGAGGCCCTGCGCACCTTCATCGAGGGCGTACTGTGGCAGGCCGGCCATGGGGCCCTGCCCTTCCTGCGCGCGGCCCATGACTCGGACGCCGAGCCGGCGAAGCTGGACGCGTGGTGTGACGCGTTCCTGTCCAACCACGTCGCCAACCGGACCAGCCGCACCCAGGGCCGCACGCTGGTGGCCACCGCGGCGCGCATCTTCCCGGAGGAGGAGCTCCAGCGGCTCCATGCCTCGGTCCGCGCTCGTACCCTGCTGGCCCACCACGCGCCCATGTTCGGCTTCACGCTCCGCGCCCTGGCGGTGCCGCTCGAGCAGGCCCAGGAGCTGTTCCTCCACCTGGCGCTGCGCGGAGTGGCCTCGGCCGCCGTTCGGCTGGGGCTGCTCGGCCCGCATGAGGCCCAGCGGCTCCAGCATGAGCTGGCGGGCGTGCAGAGCACCATCCTCGAGCGCTGTGCACCGCTCACCTTGAGCGAGCTGTCCCAGCCCGCGCCGCTCATCGACCTGCTCGGCGCCACCCACGATCGCCTCTACTCCCGCCTCTTCCAGTCCTGA
- the ureC gene encoding urease subunit alpha translates to MSRTLDRRHYADMYGPTTGDRVRLGDTGLIAEVERDFTSYGDECKFGGGKVLRDRMGQMEGIGDAEALDCVITNALIVDFTGIYKADIGIKHGRIVGIGKAGNPRVMPGVTPGMLVGVTTEVISAEGHIVTAGGIDAHIHYICPQQAFEAIASGVTTFLGGGTGPATGTNATTCTPGARNIELMLQATDTLPLNIALTGKGNTSHPAGLVDQIRAGAAGLKLHEDWGTTPPAIDCCLGVAEAEDIQVTIHTDTLNESGFVDDSIAAFKGRTIHTYHSEGAGGGHAPDIIRVCGEPNVIPSSTNPTRPYTVNTLDEHLDMLMVCHHLDRQIPEDVAFAESRIRGETIAAEDILHDLGAISIISSDSQAMGRVGEVITRTWQTAHKMREQRGRLKDERGDNDNLRIRRYVAKYTINPAIAHGFSHEVGSVEVGKLADLVLWRPAFFGARPELVVKGGFIAWAQMGDANASIPTPQPLQMRPMFGAFGKATGATSVAFVSRRSLEEGRVKALGLHKQLVAVRNCRGIGKRDMKLNDALPRITVDPETYEVRADGELLRCEPATHVPLARLYSLF, encoded by the coding sequence GTGAGCCGCACCCTGGATCGCCGCCACTACGCGGACATGTACGGGCCCACCACGGGAGACCGGGTGCGCCTGGGTGACACGGGCCTCATCGCCGAGGTGGAGCGGGACTTCACCTCCTATGGAGACGAGTGCAAGTTCGGCGGCGGCAAGGTGCTGCGCGACCGGATGGGGCAGATGGAGGGCATCGGGGACGCGGAGGCGCTCGACTGCGTCATCACCAACGCCCTCATCGTCGACTTCACCGGCATCTACAAGGCGGACATCGGCATCAAGCACGGCCGCATCGTGGGCATCGGCAAGGCGGGCAACCCGCGGGTGATGCCGGGCGTCACGCCGGGGATGCTCGTGGGCGTCACCACCGAGGTCATCTCCGCCGAGGGCCACATCGTCACGGCGGGCGGCATCGACGCGCACATCCACTACATCTGTCCGCAGCAGGCCTTCGAGGCCATCGCCTCGGGCGTCACCACCTTCCTCGGAGGAGGCACGGGGCCCGCCACGGGCACCAACGCCACCACCTGCACGCCGGGCGCGCGCAACATCGAGCTGATGCTGCAGGCCACGGACACGCTGCCGCTGAACATCGCGCTCACGGGCAAGGGCAACACCTCGCACCCGGCGGGGCTGGTGGATCAGATCCGCGCCGGCGCGGCGGGCCTGAAGCTGCACGAGGACTGGGGCACCACGCCGCCGGCCATCGACTGCTGCCTGGGCGTGGCCGAGGCGGAGGACATCCAGGTCACCATCCACACCGACACGCTCAACGAGTCGGGCTTCGTGGATGACTCCATCGCCGCGTTCAAGGGGCGCACCATCCACACGTACCACTCGGAGGGCGCGGGCGGCGGCCACGCGCCGGACATCATCCGCGTGTGCGGCGAGCCCAACGTCATCCCCAGCTCGACGAACCCGACGCGCCCGTACACGGTGAACACGCTGGACGAGCACCTGGACATGCTCATGGTCTGCCACCACCTGGATCGGCAGATCCCCGAGGACGTGGCCTTCGCCGAGAGCCGCATCCGTGGAGAGACCATCGCCGCAGAGGACATCCTCCACGACCTGGGCGCCATCAGCATCATCTCCAGCGACAGCCAGGCCATGGGGCGGGTGGGCGAGGTGATCACCCGCACCTGGCAGACGGCGCACAAGATGCGCGAGCAGCGGGGCCGGCTGAAGGACGAGCGCGGGGACAACGACAACCTCCGCATCCGCCGCTACGTGGCCAAGTACACGATCAACCCGGCCATCGCGCACGGCTTCAGCCACGAGGTGGGCTCGGTGGAGGTGGGCAAGCTGGCGGACCTGGTGCTCTGGCGCCCGGCCTTCTTCGGCGCTCGGCCGGAGCTGGTGGTGAAGGGTGGCTTCATCGCCTGGGCGCAGATGGGAGATGCCAACGCGTCCATCCCCACGCCGCAGCCGCTGCAGATGCGCCCCATGTTCGGCGCGTTCGGCAAGGCCACGGGCGCCACCAGCGTGGCCTTCGTGTCGCGGCGCTCGCTGGAGGAAGGGCGGGTGAAGGCGCTGGGGCTGCACAAGCAGCTGGTCGCGGTGCGCAACTGCCGCGGCATCGGCAAGCGGGACATGAAGCTGAACGACGCGCTGCCGCGCATCACGGTGGACCCGGAGACCTATGAGGTGCGCGCCGACGGCGAGCTGCTGCGATGCGAGCCGGCCACCCACGTCCCCCTGGCCCGCCTGTACAGCCTCTTCTGA